CGAGGTCGCAGGGTGCGCTCGGTAGACGACGGCAGCGAGGTTGGCCAGGCGCGAATCTCCCAGGCCCACCACGGGCGCCTCCGTCCGGTATCCAGCAGTCGCCGGGGCCATAGGATGTCCTCCCTGGTGAATCGGCCGGCACGGCTTTGTCGGCACCATGCGTACGACGTTTGAGCCGCCGATCGAGTTGGGAAGGCTGACCTTGGCTCCGTAAAGCACCCTTGCCTCCCGCACTTTCGGTGATCTCTCCGTTACGCGATCCGGCAACCACAGCCAACCGGGCAATGACGCGGTTGAACAGGTCCGGGGCGTAGTCTCGCTGTTGTCTCTCGCCGGACCTCCGTCGTTGATCTTCAACGGACGCGCGGGCGCGCATTACAGTGCTTACGCATCGAGGAGGTCAGCGATGGCGTCGCAGTTACCGGCATCCGATCGGGACCGGCTCATCCACCCGCTCAGCGTTGTGCGCGCTGCGAGAGGTTGGACGTACCAGGATGTGGTTGGCGTGATCGCGAAGCGCAGCCGGAACATGGCCGCTCGACGGGAGAAGGCATGGCGGTGGGAGCACTGGGGTGTGGTCCCCGACATCGAAAGCCAGCTCGCCCTCGCCGCCGAACTCGACGTTTCGCAAGATCGGGTACGCGAGGCACCATGGCCGCAGTGGCTCCCCGACGGTGACGCGATTCCGACCTCGTTTGGATGGACTCAGCCGGGTGGACTACAGGCACTCGTCAACGCATTGGAGTACGCGCACGTGGACCGCCGTGCCTTCATGAAGATCACAGGCGTGCCGCTGGCCGGCATCGCCGAAGCGTGGCTGACCATCGAACCCCGAGAGCTCGTCGCCGTCCTGCGAGGCGGTCAGGTCACCGCCGACCTGATCGAACGGATGGAGGAGGGCCTTCCGCGACTGCGGTTCCTGGAAGCAACCCGAGGCGGTGACCGAGCCCGAATCCTCATCCACGCCGAACTCGGCATGGTGGTGGATGTCCTCGACCGATCCGCCTACACGGCCGCAGTGGGTCAGCGACTGTACGCCTTGGCGGCAGAACTTGGCCGGATGGCGGGCTGGGCGTCGTTCGATGCTGGCCTGCATGCGGCGGCGCAGCGTTACTGGCTTGCCGCGCTACACGCCGCACATGCCGCCGATGACCGCCTGCTGGGAGCGAACATCCTTAAATCGATGAGCCTGCAGTGCTACGACTTCGGCCGCCCCCTAGAGGCGTTGAACCTGGCGCAGAGCGCCCACGAGGGTGCCAAAGGGGCCACCCCGCGCGCCGCCGCGATGCTGGCGCTACGGGAGGCCAGGGCTCACGCAGCGATCGGGGACGGCGCAGCCTGCGAACGCCTCCTTCAGCAGGCCGACGTCGAGTTCGGTCGCGTAGCGTCGACCGACACGGAACCCGCGTTTCTCGGGTACTTCGATGAGTCCGAGTTCAATGCCCAGGTCGGGACCTGCTACCTGGATCTGGGCCGACCGAGAGAAGCCGATGCGTACCTCAGTCGTACGCTGCGGCTGGTCCCAGCCACCAAGGTGCGGGATCGTGCCACGTACCTGATCCGTCGCGCGTCCGCGCAGGCGCAGCTCGGGGACGCCGACCAAGCCACGTCGCTCGTCGCGGAGGCGATACCGCTGATCCGTGAGGCACCATCGGAACGGAATATGCGCCGCGTTGTTCGAGCACGGCAACGGCTCCCGTTTGCCAAGACCGACCCGCGCGCTCGCGAACTCGACGACCAGCTCGCTACCCTGGGGGCCTGATCATGGCTGACGACAGCATCAAGGTCGCTGTGGTGACGGGCGCCAACCGTGGGCTCGGCGCAGCCATCGCCCGGAAGCT
This DNA window, taken from Micromonospora sp. FIMYZ51, encodes the following:
- a CDS encoding transcriptional regulator gives rise to the protein MASQLPASDRDRLIHPLSVVRAARGWTYQDVVGVIAKRSRNMAARREKAWRWEHWGVVPDIESQLALAAELDVSQDRVREAPWPQWLPDGDAIPTSFGWTQPGGLQALVNALEYAHVDRRAFMKITGVPLAGIAEAWLTIEPRELVAVLRGGQVTADLIERMEEGLPRLRFLEATRGGDRARILIHAELGMVVDVLDRSAYTAAVGQRLYALAAELGRMAGWASFDAGLHAAAQRYWLAALHAAHAADDRLLGANILKSMSLQCYDFGRPLEALNLAQSAHEGAKGATPRAAAMLALREARAHAAIGDGAACERLLQQADVEFGRVASTDTEPAFLGYFDESEFNAQVGTCYLDLGRPREADAYLSRTLRLVPATKVRDRATYLIRRASAQAQLGDADQATSLVAEAIPLIREAPSERNMRRVVRARQRLPFAKTDPRARELDDQLATLGA